A region of Peromyscus maniculatus bairdii isolate BWxNUB_F1_BW_parent chromosome 7, HU_Pman_BW_mat_3.1, whole genome shotgun sequence DNA encodes the following proteins:
- the LOC121830792 gene encoding uncharacterized protein LOC121830792, protein MRTPVAPSGRGRAESSAPSPGDRSPASTLTPRAVSSLGLRARVAHSAHCDLEELGGLCPGGRLRTPQAAHPGIYLDRKSPAREENANPRAAVQGRSSGPRRTLSQEVSVHRCPAPRTSPAPVAAAAAAAAAAGLVVSSPLTADHGFPLTQANHPPLLHAVVNGRPFKFKSRGEPTPSAPPTSSLIGLGARRPPRLQKDWCSFSFGPPPRARKRAMGRGAEVGTRRAVARKPWSWFPRRWFGGETRGWPCFVPQPLLAAVGGVGV, encoded by the coding sequence ATGAGGACACCCGTAGCACCATCTGGCCGTGGGCGTGCCGAGAGCTCCGCTCCTTCCCCAGGGGACCGGTCCCCAGCCTCCACGCTGACTCCAAGGGCTGTCAGCTCGCTCGGCCTCCGGGCAAGAGTGGCGCACAGTGCACATTGTGACCTGGAGGAACTTGGCGGCCTCTGCCCCGGTGGACGGTTAAGGACGCCCCAGGCAGCGCACCCCGGGATTTACCTTGACCGCAAGAGCCCGGCCAGGGAGGAGAACGCGAATCCACGCGCAGCGGTCCAGGGAAGGAGCTCGGGCCCCCGCCGCACCCTGTCCCAGGAAGTGTCTGtccaccgctgcccggctccgCGTACGTCACCAGCCCCTgtcgccgccgctgctgctgctgctgctgctgcgggtTTAGTCGTCTCGTCGCCGCTCACGGCGGACCACGGCTTCCCACTCACGCAGGCGAACCACCCACCCTTACTCCACGCAGTCGTTAACGGTCGGCCGTTCAAGTTTAAATCCCGGGGCGAGCCCACGCCCTCGGCCCCGCCCACCAGCTCTCTGATTGGCTTAGGGGCCAGACGTCCTCCACGCCTACAGAAAGATTGGTGCTCGTTTTCTTTCGGCCCGCCCCCGCGGGCCCGGAAGCGGGCTATGGGGCGTGGAGCTGAAGTGGGAACCCGCCGGGCAGTGGCGCGGAAGCCTTGGTCTTGGTTCCCCAGGCGTTGGTTTGGCGGAGAGACAAGGGGCTGGCCCTGCTTCGTGCCCCAGCCGCTCTTGGCCGCAGTCGGCGGCGTCGGAG